The proteins below are encoded in one region of Anaerobaca lacustris:
- a CDS encoding RnfABCDGE type electron transport complex subunit D, which yields MAEERKLKRILLKQPAIRRVLLALLPCVAGAVYFFGWRSLFLIVWAGVVGFVVEWIFARRRKEPVSEAVFVTTTLFALVMPPTVSWHVLTIGVVFAVMFAKEIFGGFGRNIFNPALAGRCFVYVCFPVALTATWAPAADGLTGALNVWTTASGPDAITGATPLANLKAGKIVLSSDSSATSQIPVDIDEGTTVELRRSALFRALALGRISGTMGVTSALLITIGGLYLFWTKTANRTIIVTLIVTYAALSQTLHSLGVAPVPAAWTAVLGGGFLFGAFFMATDPVSAPKTNLARIIYAIIIGVCTVVIRNFSIFNGGLMFSILIGNMFAPILDYAVRARQSAKKAGKGA from the coding sequence ATGGCTGAGGAACGCAAGCTCAAGAGAATCCTGCTGAAGCAGCCGGCCATACGCCGGGTCCTGCTGGCCCTGCTGCCCTGCGTGGCGGGGGCGGTCTACTTCTTCGGCTGGCGAAGCCTGTTTCTGATCGTCTGGGCCGGCGTCGTCGGCTTCGTGGTCGAATGGATCTTCGCGCGCCGACGCAAGGAGCCGGTCAGCGAAGCGGTTTTCGTCACCACGACCCTGTTTGCCCTCGTCATGCCGCCGACGGTCTCTTGGCACGTTTTGACGATCGGCGTAGTCTTTGCCGTGATGTTCGCCAAGGAGATCTTCGGCGGTTTCGGTCGCAACATCTTCAATCCGGCCCTGGCCGGACGATGCTTCGTCTACGTCTGCTTCCCCGTGGCCCTGACCGCCACCTGGGCTCCGGCTGCCGACGGCCTCACAGGCGCCCTGAACGTCTGGACCACCGCGTCCGGCCCCGACGCCATCACAGGGGCAACACCCTTGGCCAATCTCAAGGCCGGCAAGATCGTGTTGAGTTCCGATTCGTCCGCGACCTCTCAGATTCCGGTCGACATTGACGAGGGGACGACGGTTGAGTTGAGGCGAAGCGCCCTTTTCCGGGCCTTGGCCCTGGGGCGAATCAGCGGCACGATGGGGGTGACCAGCGCGCTGCTCATCACGATCGGCGGCCTCTATCTGTTCTGGACGAAAACGGCCAACCGGACGATCATCGTGACGCTCATCGTCACCTACGCGGCCCTCAGCCAGACTCTCCATTCACTCGGCGTCGCGCCCGTGCCGGCCGCCTGGACGGCGGTGCTCGGCGGCGGTTTCCTGTTCGGCGCGTTCTTCATGGCCACCGATCCGGTCAGCGCGCCGAAGACGAATCTCGCCAGGATCATCTACGCGATCATCATCGGCGTCTGCACCGTTGTGATCCGCAACTTCTCGATTTTCAACGGCGGCCTGATGTTCTCGATCCTGATCGGCAACATGTTCGCACCGATCCTCGACTACGCCGTTCGCGCGCGTCAATCGGCCAAGAAAGCCGGAAAGGGGGCGTGA
- a CDS encoding FMN-binding protein, which yields MREKRWFPILYMFVVTAFFSSIVIGVTSLTRRRVEANATLAFERAVLEVVPDLFDAPPSNAEVHPRFVELVAEPMASSGGAYTVTKDGRLVAYALPFLGQGFWAPIGGVIGIDADAKTVTGIAFYEQNETPGLGAEITKAPFRSQFKRKVLTDQGAPLGMRRPGAELDESSVHAITGATQTSTRLEGIINAALTEWRSKMGEEGTRP from the coding sequence ATGCGAGAGAAGCGCTGGTTCCCCATTCTGTATATGTTCGTCGTAACGGCGTTCTTCAGCTCGATCGTGATCGGCGTCACCAGCCTGACGCGCCGGCGTGTTGAGGCCAACGCGACACTGGCCTTCGAGCGGGCCGTGCTCGAAGTCGTGCCCGACTTGTTCGACGCGCCGCCGAGCAACGCGGAGGTTCACCCGCGTTTCGTCGAGCTGGTTGCCGAACCGATGGCGTCCTCCGGCGGGGCCTACACCGTGACGAAGGACGGCCGGCTCGTGGCCTATGCGCTGCCGTTTCTGGGCCAGGGGTTCTGGGCGCCGATCGGCGGCGTCATCGGCATCGATGCGGACGCAAAGACCGTCACGGGAATCGCCTTCTACGAGCAGAACGAAACGCCGGGCCTCGGCGCCGAGATCACCAAGGCCCCGTTTCGCAGCCAATTCAAGAGGAAAGTGCTCACCGACCAGGGCGCGCCGCTTGGCATGAGGCGTCCCGGCGCCGAGTTGGACGAAAGCAGCGTCCATGCGATCACCGGGGCCACGCAGACCAGCACCCGGCTCGAAGGGATCATCAATGCGGCCCTGACCGAATGGCGATCGAAGATGGGCGAGGAGGGCACGCGACCATGA